The Deltaproteobacteria bacterium genome window below encodes:
- a CDS encoding antibiotic biosynthesis monooxygenase — protein sequence MAVRVVVEANAKPGTGNDLVTFFKSILAETRAHDGCTSVDALQNCDNADNVLLAATWETRAQYEKYLAWQRERGVSAKLIDHLAETPTIRFFDVTGA from the coding sequence ATGGCTGTAAGAGTAGTTGTGGAAGCCAACGCGAAGCCCGGTACCGGGAACGATCTGGTAACGTTCTTCAAGTCGATTCTGGCGGAGACGCGCGCTCACGACGGCTGTACAAGCGTCGACGCGCTGCAGAACTGCGACAACGCCGACAACGTGCTGTTGGCGGCGACATGGGAAACGCGCGCGCAATACGAAAAGTACCTCGCGTGGCAGCGGGAAAGGGGCGTCAGCGCCAAGCTGATAGATCACCTCGCCGAGACGCCGACCATCCGCTTTTTCGACGTGACCGGCGCCTGA